In the Burkholderiales bacterium genome, CGCCGATCTGCCAGTCGTCGATATCGTGCAAACCTTCGAGGGTTGTAAAAATTTGCCGTGCGTTGCTCAAGGTAGCGTTTTCCACAATAGCGACCGGCGTGGCCGCGTGCATTCCCGCAGCCTGCAGCGCCTCGCTGATCTGCGCGCCCTGCCCGGCTGCCATGTAGAGCACAGCGGTATCCGCCGCGCAAACGCTGGCCGCCCAATCGCTTGCCCTTTGGTCGGGCCCGATGCGAGGGGTCGCGAAGACCACGCTGCGCGCAACGCCGCGTTGCGTCAGCGACACGCCCAATTCGGCATGCGCGGCCAGCGCCGAGGTCACGCCTGGAACGATTTCGTATTCGACACCGGCTAGCTCGAGCGCGGCGATTTCTTCCTGCGCGCGCCCGAACAGCAGCGGATCACCGCCTTTCAGCCGCACGACAATCGCATATTTGTGCGCCGCTTCGACCAACTGGCGATTGATGAAACGCTGATCGGTAGAAACCCGGCCGCAGCGTTTGCCGACCGCGACTTTGCTCGCGTTCGCGGCCAGCGCGAGCGTATCCGCGTGCACCAGCGCATCGTAAAAAACGACATCCGCTTGCGCCAGCAGCCGCGCACCGCGCAGGGTGATCAGATCCGCGGCGCCCGGGCCTGCGCCTATCAGATAGACTTTTCCCTGACTGGTCACAGGCGTCTCTCACCCAGCTTTCTCCCGGCTGGAGAGTGGGCAAAATCGGCGATCATTCCGGCAGCGACGGTATTGTTGCTCGCCTCGTCGATCACGATGAAGCCGCCGGTGGCGCGATTGCGTTTGTAGCTATCGCACATCAGCGGCTGTTGCACTTTGATCGAAACCCGGCCGATATCATTCATTGCCAGGGTTTTGGCCGGGGTGTTCGACAAGGTATGGATATCGACCTGGTAGTCGAGTCGGCTCACTATTGCGCGCACGCTTTTGGTGGTGTGCTTGATCAGGTAGCGGCGCGACAAATCGAGCGGCTGTTCGCCCAGCCAGCAAAGCATCGCGTCGAACTCTTTGGCCGCAGGCGGCGCATCACTGGTCTTGACCAGCATATCGCCGCGCGAAATATCGATGTGATCGGCTATCGTCAGCGTTACCGACTGCGGAGCGTCGGCACGGTCGAGTTTGCCGTCGAACGTGACGATTTCCTTGATCCGCGAACGCTGGCCGGAAGGCAGCACGGTCACGTCGTCGCCAACGCGAATGTCGCCCGATTCGATGCGCCCCATGTAGCCGCGAAAATCGGGCAAAGTCGCGCTGTTTGGTTTGCAGACCAGTTGTACCGGAAAGCGAAAATCCTCCGTGTTGATGTCGTCGGTGATTTCTGTCGTTTCGAGCATTTCGAGCAGGGTTTCGCCGCGATACCAGGGCATGCGGTCATTGCGCGCGACGACCATGTCGCCCTGCAACGCGGAAATCGGAATGTAGCTGATGTTCGGCAAATCGAGGCCCATCGCGAAATATTCGAATTCGTCGCGCACGAACTGGAATACGGTTTCCGAATACTCGACGAGATCCATTTTGTTGACCGCGACGATCAGATGCGGAATGCCGACCAGGCT is a window encoding:
- the cysN gene encoding sulfate adenylyltransferase subunit CysN, encoding MSAIENITFENAELLRFITCGSVDDGKSTLIGRLLYDSKSIFEDQLSSIETSTRRRGMSGIDLSLLTDGLQAEREQGITIDVAYRYFATPRRKFIIADTPGHEQYTRNMVTGASTANLAIVLIDARKGVLSQSRRHAYLASLVGIPHLIVAVNKMDLVEYSETVFQFVRDEFEYFAMGLDLPNISYIPISALQGDMVVARNDRMPWYRGETLLEMLETTEITDDINTEDFRFPVQLVCKPNSATLPDFRGYMGRIESGDIRVGDDVTVLPSGQRSRIKEIVTFDGKLDRADAPQSVTLTIADHIDISRGDMLVKTSDAPPAAKEFDAMLCWLGEQPLDLSRRYLIKHTTKSVRAIVSRLDYQVDIHTLSNTPAKTLAMNDIGRVSIKVQQPLMCDSYKRNRATGGFIVIDEASNNTVAAGMIADFAHSPAGRKLGERRL
- the cobA gene encoding uroporphyrinogen-III C-methyltransferase; its protein translation is MTSQGKVYLIGAGPGAADLITLRGARLLAQADVVFYDALVHADTLALAANASKVAVGKRCGRVSTDQRFINRQLVEAAHKYAIVVRLKGGDPLLFGRAQEEIAALELAGVEYEIVPGVTSALAAHAELGVSLTQRGVARSVVFATPRIGPDQRASDWAASVCAADTAVLYMAAGQGAQISEALQAAGMHAATPVAIVENATLSNARQIFTTLEGLHDIDDWQIGGPALVCLGEVYANRLRAAETAAQSAQAAATNIPGFPARKVSGG